A genomic segment from Sciurus carolinensis chromosome 1, mSciCar1.2, whole genome shotgun sequence encodes:
- the Klhl38 gene encoding kelch-like protein 38 has product MVSLGARGGNFLGGQDRTGIGGCHGSKTRMDEESPDGLLFRDHNFSSDLLRQLNGLRQHRILTDVSICAGAWEVPCHRNVLASSSPYFRAMFCSNFRESSEAKVQLKGIDSPVLDWIVAYVYTGEVRIAADNVLALMEAASMLQYPRLFEACSSYLQSQLAPSNCLGMIRLSEILSCQTLKKKAREVALAYFPEVAASADLKELCALELRDYLGDDGLCGEEEKVFEALMAWIKHDLQARKRYMQELFQQVRLQYVHPAFFHHFIANDALLQSSPACQTILEMARRQMFSLCGSSAPDCKPLWHVPPRSSYQDFLILLGGRKDNQQTTREVLLYSTQTGQWQSLAKLPTRLYKASAVALHRSIYVLGGMTVSGGKSLVSHNVYVFSLKLNQWRLGEPMLVTRYSHRSIAHKNFIFSIGGLGEGQELLGSMERYDSICNVWENMATMPVGVLHPAVAAKDQRLYLFGGEDIMQNPVRLIQVYHISRNTWFKMETRMIKNVCAPAVVLGQRIVIVGGYTRRILAYDPQTNKFAKCADMKDRKMHHGATVMGNKLYVTGGRRLTTDCSIEDSASFDCYDPETDTWTSQGQLPHKLFDHACLTLQCIPHMSIHS; this is encoded by the exons ATGGTTTCACTCGGAGCAAGAGGTGGAAACTTTCTGGGGGGACAAGACAGAACAGGCATCGGTGGGTGTCACGGCAGCAAAACAAG GATGGACGAGGAGTCGCCAGATGGGCTGCTTTTCAGAGACCACAACTTCTCCTCTGACTTACTGAGGCAGCTCAACGGCTTACGACAACACAGGATCCTGACAGATGTGAGCATCTGTGCCGGTGCCTGGGAGGTCCCCTGCCACCGCAATGTGCTGGCCTCCAGCAGCCCCTACTTTAGGGCCATGTTCTGCAGCAACTTCCGGGAGAGCAGTGAGGCCAAAGTCCAGCTGAAGGGCATCGACTCCCCGGTGCTGGACTGGATCGTGGCGTACGTGTACACCGGGGAGGTGCGCATTGCGGCCGACAACGTCCTGGCCTTGATGGAGGCGGCCTCTATGCTGCAGTACCCCAGACTGTTCGAGGCCTGCTCCTCCTACCTGCAGAGCCAGCTGGCCCCCAGCAACTGCCTGGGCATGATCAGACTCTCAGAAATCTTAAGTTGCCAGACCCTCAAGAAGAAAGCCAGGGAGGTGGCCCTGGCATATTTCCCCGAGGTGGCTGCCTCTGCTGACCTGAAGGAGCTCTGCGCCTTGGAGTTGAGAGACTACCTCGGAGATGACGGGCTCTGCggggaggaggaaaaggtgtTCGAGGCCCTCATGGCTTGGATCAAGCATGACCTCCAGGCCCGGAAGCGATACATGCAGGAACTGTTCCAGCAGGTGAGGCTTCAGTACGTCCACCCGGCCTTCTTCCACCACTTCATCGCCAacgacgccctccttcagtcttCGCCCGCCTGCCAGACCATCCTGGAGATGGCCAGGAGGCAGATGTTTTCTCTGTGTGGCTCCAGTGCCCCAGACTGCAAACCCCTGTGGCACGTCCCGCCAAGGAGCTCCTACCAAGATTTCCTCATCCTcctgggtggaaggaaggacAACCAGCAGACCACCAGGGAGGTCCTGCTCTATAGCACACAGACGGGCCAATGGCAGAGCCTTGCCAAACTCCCCACCCGGCTGTACAAGGCCTCGGCTGTCGCCTTGCACCGCAGCATCTATGTGCTCGGGGGCATGACTGTCAGCGGGGGGAAGAGTCTGGTCAGCCACAATGTCTACGTCTTCTCCCTGAAACTCAACCAGTGGAGGCTCGGGGAACCTATGCTGGTGACCCGCTACTCCCACAGAAGCATCGCCCACAAGAACTTCATTTTCTCCATCGGGGGCCTTGGAGAAGGACAGGAGCTCCTGGGCTCCATGGAGAGGTATGACAGCATCTGCAATGTCTGGGAGAATATGGCGACCATGCCCGTGGGGGTTCTCCACCCTGCCGTCGCTGCAAAGGACCAAAGGCTCTACCTCTTTGGCGGAGAGGACATCATGCAGAACCCTGTGCGCCTTATCCAG GTTTATCACATTTCCAGAAACACGTGGTTCAAAATGGAGACGAGGATGATCAAGAACGTGTGCGCCCCTGCGGTGGTGCTCGGGCAGCGGATCGTCATTGTGGGAG GTTACACGAGGAGGATTCTTGCTTACGACCCTCAGACCAACAAATTTGCCAAGTGTGCAGACATGAAAGACCGGAAGATGCACCACGGGGCCACAGTGATGGGGAACAAGCTCTATGTGACAGGCGGGCGGCGGCTGACCACAGACTGCAGCATTGAGGACTCAGCCTCCTTTGACTGCTATGACCCTGAGACAGACACCTGGACATCCCAGGGGCAGCTGCCTCACAAACTCTTCGACCACGCCTGCCTCACGCTCCAGTGCATACCCCACATGTCCATCCACTCTTAA